The genomic interval TTGCAAAATTTTGTAATCACTTTGTGGAATTGTATTGTAAATCTCAAATCCTGGAGCGAATATATTTACTTGGCGAGAACTATAGTTGGAGAAATTCGCTGCCAATTTTTTCTTATCTCTTGTAGAAGCACCAATACAAATATACATGTCCAGTGGTTTCGTTTGGAATGAATACTCATTTGTTGGGAAATTTGGATGCTCATCTAAGTTTTCACCATCATTTCCAGCAGCATGAACCAAAAGAACACCTTTAGATTCAGCATAAAGCATTGCTTCATACACTTCTTTTGGATGTTTTGAATATGCTTTTCCAAATGACATATTAATAACAGATGCCCCGTTATCAGCAGCATATCGAATAGCTAATGCAATATCTTTATCTTGCTCATCTCCATTAGGAACTGCACGAAGAGACATTAATTTCACATTTTCAGCTACTCCATCACCACCTAATTCGTTGTGTCGAACAGCACCAATAATTCCTCCTACATGTGTTCCATGCAAAGCTTCAGGCCCTTCAACATCATTATTTCCATAATGGATATCATTGAAATCATCTGGATTATCGCCAATAAACTGACGGTCATTGTACTCCATATTCAATTGGTAGTTAATGCTTCCGTTAAAATGATCAACACCTTCTTTGATGCTTTCTTCTGACAATTGACCATTTGCAATATAAGTACCTAATTGCTTCAGCTGCATATCTTCAGGAGTAGTCACTTTCCAAGCATTCACATCATCTTCTGTGAAGTTTGGGCCTAATTTCTCAATCAATTTTGCTTTCAACATTGGAAACATTTCACCCAACTGAGTATACTGCTCCAATGCTTGGATATTTCCATTACGTTCAGTTTCAATTGCTTTGTAAAGTTCTTTGTATGTTGCATAGTCTGCTTTATCTGCAGCTGCAATTTCTGACTCAGATTTCCCGTTGAATTTCTGATGTAATTCAGCACAAATACGTGTTTTCTCTAAACGTGTATAATCTTGATTATCTCCGTTTGGCGCTCCTAAAAAATTCCATCCGTGAATATCATCAATATATCCATTTTTATCATCGTCAATTCCATTATTAGGAATCTCTTTCTCATTTGTCCAGATTTTCCCTTGAAGATCTTTGTGTTCGATATCAATTCCAGAGTCAATAACTGCTACAATAACAGTTGTTGATTGTTGCTTTTTCAAAGAAGAATAAGCTTTTTCAGTATTCATTCCTGGTGTAGCACCATTATACCAATTTTTTATTTCGTCTGTTTTTTGACCGTAAATAAAATTCATTACACCGACAGAAAACAGGGCTAATGATAATGTGAGGATTCTTTTCTTCATGACTATTAATTCTTTTTTTGGAAGGAATACAATTCCTTTGAAACAAATATCTTAATTTGCAGAAAGATATTTTGAGTATTCTATATTAAAGGTTAAAAAAAATGTTCATAGGAAAACTACTACAACAAGCGGTGAAAGTAAATAAAATATTATTTATAGTAGGGTTAATTTTTATTAATTCAATGCAATCTTTTGCCCAAACAGATAATTTTCGATTCAAAAAATTACTAGCAGACCAACCAACTACATCCATGGCGTTTGCTGTAACCAATTCTGGAAACCTTGATGCTTTATTGTCTATTAAAGAAATTTCAGTAAAACAGGTTACTAAAGACTGGATCTATATTCAAACAAATCCAACTTGGATTAAGCAAGCAATGGAGTCTAAAGTGATCAAGTCGTTTTATTTAGAATTTTCGATGCCAAAACCACTCAATGATTCAACCTTAGTAACACATTTCGTAAAACCAGTTCACCAAGGATTAGGAGGATTACAAACACCATTTACAGGAAAAGATGTGATTGTCGCTTTTGTCGATCAAGGATTGGATTATAACCATCCAGATTTTAGGGATGCGAATGGAAATACACGAGTGCTTTATTATTGGGATCATTCACTGCCTAATGCGGCAAACACTCCTATGCCTTACGGTTATGGGCAATTGTGGACGGGAGCAGAAATCCAAGCAGGTACTTGTGGAAGTATTGAAGAATCTTCTGGGCATGGAACATCGGTTACTGGAGCTGGGGTTTCAAATGGATTAGCAAATGGAGAGGAAACAGGAATGGCTCCAGAGGCTAATATCATCGTCATTGAAACAAATTTCAATCTGCCAAATTGGACTCTTACTGTAGCCGACGCTTGTGATTTTGTCTTTAAAAAGGCAGAACAACTAGGTATGCCTGCCGTCGTTAACTTATCGGTTGGCTCTTACTTGGGAAGTCATGACGGAACAGACCCTGCAGCCGTTTTAATGGATAATTTATTGGATGAAAAAAATGGACGAATCATTGTTTGCGCTGCTGGAAATTCAGGTTCTTGGGGCAAATACCATGTTCATGGCGATGTTGATTCAGACACTTCTTTTGTTTGGGTGAAGCCAAATCCAGCAAGTCAACTTGGTCCAAATACCGTTTATTTAGATCTCTGGTCAGATTTAGGAGACGCAACTTGGAGCTATGCTTGGGGAGCTAACAAATCATCTGGCGACTTTCAAGAAAGAGCTACGACTATCTATCGAGCAGCAAACGCAAGTATTGGTACAACGATTAAAGACACTTTGTGGAATGGTTCAAACAGAGTGGCTATTTTAGAGATTTATCCAGAAATTGTTGGTCCGAATTTACATCTAGAATTCTATTTCACACAAGTAGATTCTACTAGCTATTTGTATTCATTTAAAACAAAAGGATCTGGGAAATATGATGCTTGGAGTGGGTCAGAAGTTATTTCATTGAATAACATGTTAGTTACAGGGCTTCCAACTTCCGCAATTTACCCACCAATTCAACACTATCACCTACCCGATTCTCTTCAAACCCTTGTTTCTTCCTGGAACTGCTCACCAAAAGTGGTTACTGTTGGGAATATCAGGAATCGTTGGGGACATGTTGATGCGAATGGTAATAACTACTTGCCAAATCCTCCGAACTACACGAATATAGGGCAATTAACTCCAGCCTCCTCAAAAGGTCCCACAAAATATGGGCATACTAAACCAGATGTAGTTGCATGTGGAGATGTTTCATTGAGTGCAGGACCATTTTGGATTTTGAATGACCCAGGATGGAATGCTTCAAAAAGTCAAAATGGCATGCATGTTAGAAATGGAGGGACTTCTATGGCATCCCCCGTTGTTGCTGGTATAGCAGCTCTTTATTTAGAAAAATGCAGTAAGGGGAATTATCAAAGTTTCTTGGATGGAATTCATTCTACTGCATTTACGGATATTTACACAGGAGTTATTCCGAATAACGCTTATGGCTATGGTAAAATTCACGCATTAAATCTATTGCTGCAATCTAACTTTACCAATACAATCACTGCCGATGCATTCTTTTGTCCAGGTGATAGTGCTGTTTCAACAGCTTCTATTCCAAATTATTCCATTGAATGGATGAATGGTGACACTACATACAAAGTTCCATTAACAGCATCTGGGGAGGTTTATTTCAAAGCCTTTGATCAAAATGGATGTGTTTCATTTTCGGATACTTTAGATGTATTAGCAGCTTCTGCTCCTCCCGCGCCAGTTATATCTGTGAATGGAACTTTACTTTCGACGAGTCCTTATCCCAGTTTGCAATGGTATAAAGATGGAATCTTAATTCCTGGTGCTACGAATTCAAGTTATACCATTACTTTACCTTCGTCTTCTTTCTATACAGTTTCTCGAACAAGTATTGATGGATGTGAAGTTTTCTCTCTTCCATACAACCCTTCTTTGGGATTAGAAGAATTAATTAGTCAAATTCAAGTTTATCCGAATCCGACTCATGGGAATGTAATAATTAACTCTGTAATTCCATTAAGTGATTTACAAATAATTGATTTACAAGGAAGAATGGTGAAATCGAGTTTTGATAATACACAGGAAATTTCTATTTCAGATCTTCAAAACGGAACATATTATTTAATTATTCACACCGATGTTCAATACTTTCAGGTTAAAATTGTGAAGAATTAAAAAGAAGCAGTATTTTTGGACATATAAATTAATCGAATGAATTTAACAGGTATCATTGCAATCTCAGGAAAATCAGGACTGTATAGAGTTTTGGCTCAAGGTAAAAACAACATCATTGTAGAATCATTGGAAGACAAAAAACGTGTTCCAGCATACGCTTCAGACAGAATTTCTGCATTGGATGACATTTCTATCTACACCTACGATGATGATAAACCATTGAAAGAAATTTTGGTTTCTATTTTTGAAAAGGAAAAAGGGAAAGAAACAATTTCACATAAAGAAGACCAAGCGAAGTTGAAAGCTTACTTATTGGAGGTTCTTCCAAATTATGATCAAGAAAGAGTTTACGCTTCTGATATCAAGAAAATTTTCCAGTGGTACAATCTATTGTTCAAAGCTGGAGCATTGGTCATTGAAGAAGAGGTAGCTGAAGAAGCTCCTAAGGAAAAGAAAACTGCAAAAGCAGCAGCTAAGAAAGGTGAAGAAACTTCGACGGATGAAGAAACTCCAGTAAAAAAGGCTCCTGCGAAAAAAGCAGCAACTCCTAAAGCAGCTGTGAAAGCACCAGCAGCGAAAGGCCCCGTAAAATCTGCTGGCAAAGCGACTGGAGCGAAAAAAGTAGCAGCTCCTAAAACAGGTTCATCGAGAGGTAAGTAATTATCCAAAATATTTCATAAAATGAGGGGACGCGACGCATCGCGTCCCCTCATTGTTTTATCTCTTTTTTTTATTTTTGTAGTATGAGAAAATTTGTTTCACCCGACTTCACATGCGAAAGTTGGAAATCTGTAGAGTCTTATCTCTTAGACCTTCAAAATAGAGATATTTCTACGAAAGAATCATTTAAACAATGGTTATTCGATAAAAGTGAATTGGAAGCCGTTTTGGAAGAAAATATGGCTTGGCGTTATATTAAAATGACGATTAACACTTTAGATGAGAAGCTAACTGAGTCTTATCAGTTTTTTGTAACTGAAATACAGCCAAACCTTGCTCCTTTCGAAGATTCCTTGAATCAGAAAATGATGGCTTCTTCATTTGTGAAAGAATTGGCTACGGATAAAGCATATTCAATCTATTTCAGAGGCGTTCAATCTGCATTGGAATTATTTCGAGAAGAGAACATTTCACTTGAAACAGAATTAAGTACTCTGAGTCAACAATTCGGAGCAATTTCTGGTAAACAGATGATATCCTATGAAGGAAAGGAATTAACGATGCCACAAGCCGCCAATTTCTTGAAAGATCCGAATGAAACTGTTCGTAAAGAGGTTTATGAATTAATTACAAGTCGCCGACTAGAAGATCGTGAAGCATTGGATGATTTGTTTAATCAACTAATTCAATTGCGAAATAAGGTCGCTAAGAATGCAGATTGCGTCGATTACCGCGATTATAAATTCAAAGCATTAGGTCGATTCGATTATACAGTAGAAGATTGTTTGGCTTTTCACGATGCTATTGAAACGTTAATTGTGCCGATTGTAAAGCAAATCAGTTTAAAAAAACTTGACAAACTCGGAAAATCGAAGCTAAAGCCATGGGATACTGAGGTTGACCCAGATGGATTGGCTCCTTTAAAACCTTTTGAAAATGGAGAGGAATTACTTGACAAATCAATTGCAGTTTTTCAAAAATTAGATTCATATTTCGGCGATTGTTTGAAAACAATGAAAACTGGTGGCTTTTTAGATTTAGATTCAAAAGCTGGGAAAGCTCCAGGTGGATACAACTATCCTTTGTACGAATCTGGAATTCCGTTCATTTTCATGAATGCAGCAGGAGCTCAGAGAGATTTAACAACCATGGTTCATGAAGGTGGACATGCTGTACATTCCTTTTTGAGTCGTGATTTGGAGCTGACAGGGTTTAAATCCCTGCCTTCTGAAGTGGCTGAATTGGCTTCTATGTCTATGGAATTACTGACAATGGAACTTTGGGGTGAATTCTATACGAACGAAAATGATTTAAAACGCGCTAAATTGGAGCAAATTGAGTCGGTGGTAAAAGTATTACCTTGGATTGCTCAAATTGATGCATTCCAACATTGGATTTATACACATCCAACTCACACAACTGAAGAAAGAACACAAGAATGGTTGAAACTAAGCAAACGCTTTGGAACCGGATTAGTTGATTATAACGGATATGAAGCTGTCTTAGAAAGTTCTTGGCAGAAACAATTACACTTATTCGAAGTTCCTTTCTATTACATCGAATACGGAATTGCTCAATTGGGTGCTTTAGGAGTTTGGAATAACTATAAGAAGAATCCTGCAAAAGCACTAACAGATTATAAGAATGCGCTTTCTTTGGGGTATTCTAAATCAATTCCTGAAATTTACGAGACAGCAGGATTGAAATTTGATTTTTCACAGGTTGCTTTGGAAGATTTAAGTAAAGGTTTAGTTAATTCTATTAATGAATTGAACTAGAATGAAATAGGTTTAAAAACATAAAGGGTAGAAAATTTTCCACCCTTTATGTTTTTTTATAATCGTTTTATTATTTATGCCCCAATTACTCTTCTCAAATCACCAATTTGTGATTCCCAAAGGCGTACAATTTCATCTTTTTCCGTTTTTTCAGCGAAATCTGAAACAGTAAGAATCACCACTTTGGTCATAGGATCAATAGTGTATTTCATTTCAAAGTAAGTTTCTAATTCGTCTTCTTCGTCATTCAACCATTGCCATTTAATATGTTCACCTGCTTTCTTAGAAATTAATCGTGCTTGTTCCTCACTTCCATCCCAGTGAAAAGTATACATATCATCCTTAACAATAACATCTTCAGCAAACCATTCGCTCAATCCATCAGGAGTAGACAATAATTTATCCAAAACCTTTGGAGAGGTTCTTAATACATATTCTAATTCGAATTGTTCCTTTTTTGTCATAGTAGTTTAATATTGTTAACTTCGCGCCGAAAAAATTATTTTCGAAATATACACATTTCTTTTCATGGCATTAGTACATTCATTTGAAAAAAACGGAAACAAGCTCTTCAAATACAGAGGACAAATTCCAGTGATTTTATTCGTTTTAGCTATTCCTGTCATCTATTTTACAGATGTTCAGTGTATTATGGATAACGAACGTTGGTTCTACATTTGTACAGGAGCAGCAATTGCCATGTCTATACTAGGACAAGTAATTCGTGCGATAGCTATTGGAACAAGTAATAAACATACTTCTGGAAGAAATACACAAGAACAAGTTGCTGAAGCCTTGAATACAAAAGGTATTTATTCAACTGTGCGGCACCCACT from Fluviicola taffensis DSM 16823 carries:
- a CDS encoding S8 family peptidase, which gives rise to MKKRILTLSLALFSVGVMNFIYGQKTDEIKNWYNGATPGMNTEKAYSSLKKQQSTTVIVAVIDSGIDIEHKDLQGKIWTNEKEIPNNGIDDDKNGYIDDIHGWNFLGAPNGDNQDYTRLEKTRICAELHQKFNGKSESEIAAADKADYATYKELYKAIETERNGNIQALEQYTQLGEMFPMLKAKLIEKLGPNFTEDDVNAWKVTTPEDMQLKQLGTYIANGQLSEESIKEGVDHFNGSINYQLNMEYNDRQFIGDNPDDFNDIHYGNNDVEGPEALHGTHVGGIIGAVRHNELGGDGVAENVKLMSLRAVPNGDEQDKDIALAIRYAADNGASVINMSFGKAYSKHPKEVYEAMLYAESKGVLLVHAAGNDGENLDEHPNFPTNEYSFQTKPLDMYICIGASTRDKKKLAANFSNYSSRQVNIFAPGFEIYNTIPQSDYKILQGTSMAAPMVSGVAALLKSYFPSLTMKEIKDIMLASAKQYKGTMIPSPGTDTPVDFGKLSTTGGVIDIAAAVKMCKAKVKK
- a CDS encoding S8 family peptidase, whose translation is MFIGKLLQQAVKVNKILFIVGLIFINSMQSFAQTDNFRFKKLLADQPTTSMAFAVTNSGNLDALLSIKEISVKQVTKDWIYIQTNPTWIKQAMESKVIKSFYLEFSMPKPLNDSTLVTHFVKPVHQGLGGLQTPFTGKDVIVAFVDQGLDYNHPDFRDANGNTRVLYYWDHSLPNAANTPMPYGYGQLWTGAEIQAGTCGSIEESSGHGTSVTGAGVSNGLANGEETGMAPEANIIVIETNFNLPNWTLTVADACDFVFKKAEQLGMPAVVNLSVGSYLGSHDGTDPAAVLMDNLLDEKNGRIIVCAAGNSGSWGKYHVHGDVDSDTSFVWVKPNPASQLGPNTVYLDLWSDLGDATWSYAWGANKSSGDFQERATTIYRAANASIGTTIKDTLWNGSNRVAILEIYPEIVGPNLHLEFYFTQVDSTSYLYSFKTKGSGKYDAWSGSEVISLNNMLVTGLPTSAIYPPIQHYHLPDSLQTLVSSWNCSPKVVTVGNIRNRWGHVDANGNNYLPNPPNYTNIGQLTPASSKGPTKYGHTKPDVVACGDVSLSAGPFWILNDPGWNASKSQNGMHVRNGGTSMASPVVAGIAALYLEKCSKGNYQSFLDGIHSTAFTDIYTGVIPNNAYGYGKIHALNLLLQSNFTNTITADAFFCPGDSAVSTASIPNYSIEWMNGDTTYKVPLTASGEVYFKAFDQNGCVSFSDTLDVLAASAPPAPVISVNGTLLSTSPYPSLQWYKDGILIPGATNSSYTITLPSSSFYTVSRTSIDGCEVFSLPYNPSLGLEELISQIQVYPNPTHGNVIINSVIPLSDLQIIDLQGRMVKSSFDNTQEISISDLQNGTYYLIIHTDVQYFQVKIVKN
- a CDS encoding DUF5606 domain-containing protein, yielding MNLTGIIAISGKSGLYRVLAQGKNNIIVESLEDKKRVPAYASDRISALDDISIYTYDDDKPLKEILVSIFEKEKGKETISHKEDQAKLKAYLLEVLPNYDQERVYASDIKKIFQWYNLLFKAGALVIEEEVAEEAPKEKKTAKAAAKKGEETSTDEETPVKKAPAKKAATPKAAVKAPAAKGPVKSAGKATGAKKVAAPKTGSSRGK
- a CDS encoding M3 family oligoendopeptidase, whose product is MRKFVSPDFTCESWKSVESYLLDLQNRDISTKESFKQWLFDKSELEAVLEENMAWRYIKMTINTLDEKLTESYQFFVTEIQPNLAPFEDSLNQKMMASSFVKELATDKAYSIYFRGVQSALELFREENISLETELSTLSQQFGAISGKQMISYEGKELTMPQAANFLKDPNETVRKEVYELITSRRLEDREALDDLFNQLIQLRNKVAKNADCVDYRDYKFKALGRFDYTVEDCLAFHDAIETLIVPIVKQISLKKLDKLGKSKLKPWDTEVDPDGLAPLKPFENGEELLDKSIAVFQKLDSYFGDCLKTMKTGGFLDLDSKAGKAPGGYNYPLYESGIPFIFMNAAGAQRDLTTMVHEGGHAVHSFLSRDLELTGFKSLPSEVAELASMSMELLTMELWGEFYTNENDLKRAKLEQIESVVKVLPWIAQIDAFQHWIYTHPTHTTEERTQEWLKLSKRFGTGLVDYNGYEAVLESSWQKQLHLFEVPFYYIEYGIAQLGALGVWNNYKKNPAKALTDYKNALSLGYSKSIPEIYETAGLKFDFSQVALEDLSKGLVNSINELN
- a CDS encoding START-like domain-containing protein: MTKKEQFELEYVLRTSPKVLDKLLSTPDGLSEWFAEDVIVKDDMYTFHWDGSEEQARLISKKAGEHIKWQWLNDEEDELETYFEMKYTIDPMTKVVILTVSDFAEKTEKDEIVRLWESQIGDLRRVIGA